A window of Oncorhynchus nerka isolate Pitt River linkage group LG4, Oner_Uvic_2.0, whole genome shotgun sequence contains these coding sequences:
- the LOC115128765 gene encoding syndecan-2-A-like, with protein sequence MGLPGRTYWSAIADAAKSSSEVDELFIDDTGSGGYYPEDDDDFNSGSGSGTAEEVIEEAVTVSTLYIAPKAEPTQDSTKDFTPRVETDTPREDLPGETPWKPVRTEPPVPVTDVRKNQITSTPSSPLEPIDVRSENLFQRTEVLAAVIAGGVIGFLFAIFLILLLVYRMRKKDEGSYDLGERKPSGAAYQKAPTKEFYA encoded by the exons ATGGGTCTACCTGGCAGAACATACTGGAGTGCT ATAGCGGACGCGGCCAAGTCGTCCTCCGAAGTGGATGAACTTTTCATTGACGACACAGGGTCCGGGGGTTACTACCCTGAGGATGACGACGACTTTAACTCGGGGTCAGGATCAG GCACTGCTGAGGAGGTGATCGAGGAGGCGGTGACCGTGAGCACGCTGTACATTGCGCCCAAAGCAGAACCCACCCAGGACTCCACCAAAGACTTCACTcccagagtggagacagacacgCCCAGAGAAGACCTGCCTGGGGAAACGCCCTGGAAGCCAGTCAGAACTGAG cccccagTACCCGTCACTGATGTACGCAAGAACCAGATCACCAGCACCCCCAGCTCCCCCCTGGAGCCCATCGATGTTCGCTCGGAAAACCTCTTCCAGAGGACGGAGGTGCTGGCAG cTGTCATTGCGGGTGGAGTTATTGGCTTCCTCTTCGccatcttcctcatcctcctcttggtTTACCGCATGAGGAAGAAGGACGAGGGCAGCTACGACCTGGGAGAGAGGAAACCCTCTGGGGCAGCCTATCAGAAGGCCCCAACCAAGGAGTTTTATGCATAA